In Candidatus Cohnella colombiensis, one DNA window encodes the following:
- the nadC gene encoding carboxylating nicotinate-nucleotide diphosphorylase: MFEKHSDWEIGGPAITAVKQQLREWLAEDIGSGDITTMATVPAGHRSRGIIHAKQAGIVAGLPLVRLVFEVVDEHLNLNLQAYDGDRVERGTVLAIVEGSTHSILTGERLALNLLQRLSGIATKTYEYVSAAQGGTAKIVDTRKTTPGHRTLEKYAVRIGGGYNHRFGLYDAVMIKDNHIKAAGSITAAVQGAKSRIPHTMMIEVEAETLAQAEEAVHAGAHIIMFDNMSTEAMTTAAKAIRALAPHIVLEASGGIVPERVAEIARCGVDVISVGGLTHSFLALDISLDLNEVKKGDHL; this comes from the coding sequence ATGTTTGAGAAGCATAGCGATTGGGAGATTGGCGGACCAGCGATTACAGCGGTCAAGCAACAGCTTCGTGAATGGTTAGCTGAGGATATTGGTTCAGGAGATATAACGACGATGGCAACTGTGCCTGCTGGACATCGTTCACGGGGTATCATCCATGCCAAGCAAGCGGGTATCGTTGCGGGATTGCCGCTAGTGAGGCTCGTGTTTGAAGTTGTTGATGAGCACTTAAATTTAAATCTGCAAGCGTATGATGGCGATCGTGTTGAACGGGGTACAGTGCTTGCGATTGTGGAAGGATCGACGCATAGTATTTTAACGGGAGAGCGACTGGCACTCAATTTACTGCAGCGGCTCTCGGGCATTGCGACGAAGACGTATGAGTATGTGAGTGCAGCGCAAGGTGGTACTGCGAAGATCGTGGATACACGCAAAACGACGCCAGGTCATCGCACATTGGAAAAATATGCAGTCCGTATCGGTGGTGGCTATAACCATCGCTTTGGTCTTTATGATGCTGTAATGATAAAGGATAATCATATTAAGGCTGCTGGTAGTATTACTGCGGCTGTTCAAGGGGCTAAATCACGTATACCACATACGATGATGATCGAGGTGGAAGCTGAGACGCTTGCACAAGCGGAAGAAGCTGTACATGCGGGCGCACATATCATTATGTTCGATAATATGAGCACTGAGGCGATGACGACAGCAGCTAAGGCAATTCGAGCGCTTGCACCGCATATCGTTCTCGAAGCATCTGGCGGAATTGTTCCGGAGCGAGTTGCTGAAATTGCACGTTGTGGCGTAGATGTCATCTCGGTGGGTGGACTTACACATTCTTTTCTAGCACTTGATATTAGCTTGGATTTGAATGAGGTAAAGAAGGGAGATCATCTATGA
- the hslO gene encoding Hsp33 family molecular chaperone HslO, whose amino-acid sequence MKDELVRGTAWNGAVRVFAARTTELVAELQRRHATMPTATAALGRTATAALMMGNMLKGNERLTVQVKGDGPLGQIVIDANAAGEVRGYVDNPHAHLASNNEGKLDVAGVVGRTGYIHVIKDLGMKEPYRGSVPIISGELAEDFTLYFAESEQTPSAVGLGVLVDTDGSVLHAGGYIIQVMPGIEDKQLDRLEQAVSAMPHVTALLAQGETPETILQFLVGEDVSIHDWVEPVFKCSCKRDRFKQTMISLGKNQLRTLIDEDGQAEIHCHFCNEKYLFDQNELEDMLNQAVRE is encoded by the coding sequence ATGAAGGACGAATTAGTACGGGGAACCGCGTGGAATGGTGCCGTTCGTGTATTCGCAGCACGTACAACTGAGCTTGTCGCCGAATTGCAGCGTCGTCATGCAACGATGCCAACTGCAACCGCGGCGTTAGGTCGGACAGCAACAGCAGCTCTGATGATGGGTAATATGTTAAAAGGCAATGAACGACTTACGGTACAAGTCAAAGGCGATGGTCCATTGGGGCAGATCGTTATTGATGCGAATGCTGCTGGCGAAGTGAGAGGTTATGTCGATAATCCACACGCTCATCTAGCGAGTAACAACGAAGGAAAGCTTGATGTTGCAGGTGTGGTTGGCCGTACGGGCTATATTCACGTCATCAAAGATCTAGGGATGAAAGAGCCTTATCGCGGTAGCGTACCGATTATTTCGGGTGAGCTAGCGGAGGATTTTACGTTATATTTTGCAGAGTCGGAGCAGACGCCATCAGCAGTGGGATTAGGCGTGCTTGTGGATACAGATGGTTCGGTGCTACATGCAGGCGGGTATATTATTCAGGTGATGCCGGGTATTGAAGATAAACAGCTTGATCGCTTAGAACAAGCGGTGAGCGCGATGCCACATGTGACTGCATTGCTAGCTCAAGGAGAAACACCAGAAACAATACTTCAATTTCTTGTAGGCGAAGATGTATCGATTCACGATTGGGTAGAGCCTGTATTTAAATGTAGCTGTAAACGTGACCGATTCAAGCAGACGATGATTTCACTTGGGAAGAATCAGCTTCGCACTTTGATCGATGAGGATGGTCAGGCGGAGATTCACTGCCATTTTTGCAATGAAAAGTATTTGTTTGATCAAAATGAACTCGAGGATATGCTTAACCAAGCCGTACGTGAGTAG
- a CDS encoding type III pantothenate kinase has translation MILVVDVGNTNIVLGLYEDKNLTYNWRLSTNRSSTVDEYGILIHSLFQIAGVRAEQIEGVILSSVVPPIMNVLEELFVKYVGREPLIVGPGIKTGLNIRYENPREVGADRIVNAVAGIEHYGTPLVIVDFGTATTFDYIDASGAYLGGAIVPGVGISTEALYQRASKLPRIELAKPRSIIGRNTVAAMQSGIIFGYAGQVDGIVRRICKEFNVKPRVVATGGLAELIAGESETIETVDPLLTLEGLRIVYERNR, from the coding sequence ATGATTCTTGTCGTCGACGTTGGCAACACGAATATTGTTCTTGGTCTTTACGAAGATAAGAATTTAACTTACAACTGGCGTCTAAGCACGAATCGTTCTTCTACAGTTGACGAATATGGCATCCTTATTCACAGCTTATTTCAAATTGCAGGTGTGCGGGCAGAACAGATCGAAGGTGTCATTCTATCTAGCGTCGTACCGCCAATCATGAACGTGTTAGAGGAATTGTTCGTTAAATATGTTGGTCGTGAGCCACTCATAGTCGGTCCAGGTATTAAAACAGGACTCAACATTCGTTACGAAAATCCACGTGAAGTCGGTGCAGACCGCATTGTGAATGCAGTTGCGGGGATTGAGCATTATGGCACACCGCTCGTCATTGTTGATTTCGGTACGGCAACAACGTTCGATTATATTGATGCATCGGGTGCATACTTAGGTGGTGCTATCGTTCCAGGTGTGGGCATCTCTACAGAGGCGCTCTATCAGCGAGCATCCAAGCTGCCACGTATTGAGCTCGCTAAGCCACGTTCCATAATCGGGCGAAATACAGTGGCTGCCATGCAATCTGGAATTATTTTTGGCTATGCGGGGCAAGTGGATGGCATTGTGCGTCGAATTTGCAAGGAGTTCAATGTAAAGCCACGCGTGGTGGCAACAGGTGGACTGGCAGAGTTGATTGCAGGAGAGTCGGAAACGATTGAGACAGTAGATCCGCTACTTACATTAGAGGGTTTACGGATTGTATATGAACGGAACAGGTAA
- the cysK gene encoding cysteine synthase A: MARLVQNVTQLIGDTPLVKLNRIVPEGSAEIYVKLEYQNPGASVKDRIAISMIEEAEKAGIIKPGESTIVEPTSGNTGIGLAMVAAAKGYRAILVMPETMSLERRNLLRAYGADLVLTPGSEGMNGAVKKAEEIVKENASYFLPQQFKNQANVKIHRETTGPEIVEAINGHDGKLDAFVAGIGTGGTISGAGEVLKQSFPNVKVYAVEPAGSPILSGGAPGPHKIQGIGANFIPEILNREVYDEVLTVENDDAFETARTVAKKEGLLVGISSGAAIFAALKVAKELGAGKRVVAIVPSNGERYLSTPLFNFEN; encoded by the coding sequence ATGGCAAGACTTGTCCAGAATGTTACGCAGTTAATCGGAGATACGCCACTTGTGAAGTTGAATCGCATTGTTCCTGAAGGTAGCGCAGAAATTTACGTAAAGCTTGAATATCAAAATCCAGGCGCGAGCGTTAAGGACAGAATTGCGATCAGCATGATTGAAGAAGCTGAAAAAGCTGGTATCATCAAACCAGGTGAAAGCACAATCGTTGAGCCAACAAGCGGTAACACAGGCATTGGTCTTGCGATGGTCGCAGCTGCTAAAGGCTACCGTGCAATTCTCGTAATGCCTGAAACAATGAGCTTGGAGCGTCGCAACCTGCTTCGTGCTTATGGTGCTGATCTTGTTCTAACTCCAGGTTCTGAAGGTATGAATGGTGCAGTTAAGAAAGCTGAAGAGATTGTGAAGGAGAACGCAAGCTACTTCCTTCCACAACAATTCAAAAACCAAGCAAATGTGAAAATTCACCGTGAAACAACAGGTCCAGAAATCGTTGAAGCGATCAATGGTCATGATGGTAAGCTGGATGCATTCGTAGCAGGGATCGGAACAGGCGGTACAATTTCCGGTGCAGGCGAAGTGTTGAAGCAAAGCTTCCCGAACGTGAAAGTATACGCAGTTGAGCCTGCTGGCTCCCCAATCTTGTCCGGTGGTGCACCAGGACCACATAAGATTCAAGGGATCGGCGCGAACTTCATTCCTGAAATTTTAAACCGTGAAGTTTATGATGAAGTACTGACAGTTGAGAACGATGATGCGTTCGAAACAGCTCGTACAGTAGCGAAGAAGGAAGGTTTGCTCGTAGGGATTTCCTCAGGTGCAGCGATCTTCGCAGCATTGAAAGTAGCGAAAGAGCTTGGCGCTGGCAAGCGCGTAGTCGCAATCGTTCCTTCGAACGGTGAGCGCTACTTGAGCACGCCACTATTCAACTTCGAAAACTAA
- the nadB gene encoding L-aspartate oxidase, protein MIPRYVVDFDLDKLPRVETDVIIIGAGIAGLYTALKSCESKKVLMITKKSLFDSNTRYAQGGIAAVISDEDSPEFHRQDTLIAGAGLCDASAVDVLVHEGPQGVQELIRFGTHFDEEDGHLALTKEGAHSQRRILHANGDATGYEIVRALADRVKSNSGIELWDDHFVLDLLTQDGECVGAIVQKPNGARVAVYGQAVILCTGGTGQLYRYTTNPEVATGDGVAMAYRAGANIRDMEFIQFHPTSLCYPGAPRFLISEAVRGEGAYLRNIRGERFMEKYHPQLELAPRDVVARAIVAEMEATKSTYVYIDITHEPPEMVRHRFPTIYEYCLNYGLDMTSDWIPVAPAAHYMMGGVKTDLHGETSIGRLFACGEVSSTGVHGANRLASNSLSEAIVFGQRIVDRIHQLPPIEHQIKEKVHCDERTSIAMGTLVERKLKLQKVMVRHVGLHRTQAGLQKGLEELQRQLPLFETCLTKREELEFANLLTCAVLVAEAALHREESRGAHYREDYPERDDVDWYKHTILHREKGILEERIDDV, encoded by the coding sequence ATGATTCCACGTTACGTTGTTGATTTCGATCTGGATAAATTACCTCGAGTAGAAACGGACGTGATCATCATTGGTGCCGGCATCGCCGGACTCTATACAGCTTTGAAATCTTGTGAATCAAAAAAAGTATTGATGATCACGAAGAAATCGCTCTTCGATAGCAATACACGCTATGCCCAAGGGGGAATAGCAGCGGTAATCTCGGATGAGGACTCTCCGGAGTTTCACCGTCAGGACACGTTAATTGCCGGAGCAGGCTTGTGTGATGCTTCGGCTGTTGACGTACTTGTACATGAGGGTCCGCAAGGAGTGCAGGAGCTGATTCGGTTCGGCACGCACTTCGATGAGGAAGATGGACATCTTGCGTTGACGAAAGAAGGAGCGCATAGCCAACGACGTATTTTGCATGCTAACGGTGACGCAACGGGCTATGAAATCGTACGAGCGCTCGCAGATAGAGTGAAGTCAAATTCAGGCATCGAGCTATGGGATGATCACTTTGTATTAGACTTGCTCACACAGGATGGAGAATGTGTTGGCGCCATTGTTCAGAAGCCGAATGGAGCTCGAGTTGCGGTGTATGGACAAGCTGTCATTCTTTGCACCGGTGGTACAGGTCAACTCTATCGTTATACGACGAATCCGGAGGTTGCAACAGGCGATGGAGTTGCGATGGCCTACCGTGCAGGTGCGAATATACGGGATATGGAATTTATTCAATTTCATCCAACGTCGCTATGCTACCCGGGTGCGCCACGATTTCTTATCTCTGAAGCTGTGCGTGGAGAAGGGGCGTATTTACGCAACATTCGTGGTGAGCGATTTATGGAGAAGTATCATCCACAGCTGGAGCTTGCACCGCGTGATGTTGTCGCGCGAGCGATCGTTGCCGAGATGGAAGCGACGAAATCTACTTATGTATATATCGATATTACTCACGAGCCACCGGAGATGGTGCGCCATCGGTTTCCAACCATATATGAATATTGCTTGAATTATGGTCTTGATATGACTTCAGATTGGATTCCAGTTGCTCCTGCTGCACACTACATGATGGGCGGAGTGAAAACGGATCTGCACGGTGAAACGAGTATTGGGCGTTTATTCGCGTGTGGCGAGGTTTCATCTACAGGGGTGCACGGCGCGAATCGTCTAGCGAGTAACTCGTTATCAGAAGCAATTGTGTTCGGTCAGCGTATCGTTGATCGAATTCACCAACTGCCTCCAATTGAGCATCAGATCAAGGAAAAGGTGCATTGCGACGAAAGAACTTCAATTGCGATGGGTACGCTTGTTGAACGCAAATTAAAGCTTCAGAAGGTGATGGTTCGTCATGTCGGACTGCATCGTACGCAAGCGGGCTTGCAAAAGGGGCTTGAGGAGCTTCAGCGTCAGCTACCTTTATTCGAGACGTGCTTGACGAAGCGTGAAGAGCTCGAGTTCGCAAACCTACTCACATGTGCTGTACTCGTGGCTGAAGCAGCGTTACATCGTGAGGAGAGCCGTGGAGCACATTATAGAGAAGATTATCCAGAACGTGATGACGTTGACTGGTATAAACATACGATTTTGCATCGAGAAAAAGGGATTTTAGAAGAGAGGATCGACGATGTTTGA
- a CDS encoding peptidylprolyl isomerase — translation MRETTRLVPLVLLTLFILIVSGCQSEDKEQSGASNPSTQLPKESVETGSVEEVIATVGDTSITRKQLLDRLLTEYGQQTLRALMLTAVVEQEAKSLQLTVTDDELMQELANMSHGYESEDEFYAVMQEQLGMEPSDVREDARIRLLLEKIATRDIEVLDVEIDEYIADHREQFETRYRYLLAQIVLDDETIADQVLSQLKGGADFGAMAERYSLDEFSAEDGGSLGWIDDLDPFVDRAILRTVSSMNVGEIRGPIDTGLGYVIIVLMGRGVIDPKPIEQARQEVRYTLALGKVDSMQGVEQALLDKYKAHVIAEDAALQH, via the coding sequence ATGAGGGAGACGACCCGGCTTGTGCCGCTCGTACTGCTAACCCTCTTCATATTGATTGTGTCGGGCTGTCAGTCAGAGGATAAAGAGCAATCAGGTGCAAGCAACCCCTCAACACAGTTACCTAAAGAGTCGGTCGAGACGGGATCGGTGGAAGAAGTGATCGCAACTGTAGGAGACACTTCGATTACAAGAAAGCAATTACTAGATCGACTTCTGACAGAATACGGACAACAGACACTTAGAGCATTAATGTTGACTGCGGTCGTGGAGCAGGAAGCGAAGTCTCTTCAATTAACCGTTACAGATGATGAACTCATGCAGGAATTAGCGAATATGAGCCACGGTTATGAGAGTGAAGATGAATTTTATGCAGTCATGCAGGAGCAGCTGGGGATGGAGCCTAGTGATGTGCGTGAGGACGCACGAATTCGTTTGTTGCTGGAAAAGATCGCGACCCGAGACATTGAAGTATTGGATGTGGAGATTGACGAGTATATTGCGGATCATCGAGAGCAGTTTGAAACGCGTTATCGCTATCTATTGGCACAAATCGTCTTGGATGATGAGACCATAGCTGATCAGGTGTTGTCACAGTTGAAGGGTGGCGCGGATTTCGGCGCGATGGCTGAGCGGTACTCACTCGATGAATTTTCTGCTGAGGACGGTGGCTCGTTAGGGTGGATTGATGATTTAGATCCTTTCGTAGATCGTGCGATCTTGCGTACTGTAAGCAGCATGAACGTGGGTGAAATAAGGGGTCCGATTGATACTGGTCTAGGCTACGTTATCATCGTATTGATGGGTCGGGGTGTAATTGATCCGAAGCCTATCGAGCAGGCAAGGCAAGAGGTGCGGTATACACTTGCGTTAGGCAAAGTAGACTCTATGCAAGGTGTGGAGCAAGCATTGTTGGATAAATACAAAGCGCATGTTATTGCGGAAGATGCTGCGCTACAGCACTGA